A segment of the Strix uralensis isolate ZFMK-TIS-50842 chromosome 23, bStrUra1, whole genome shotgun sequence genome:
ttttaaaagaatattacatttatttttgaatCACCGATGTAGTATTTGGGTACTGTTAAGCATTAGTCTTaatgtatttccatttttcaaatcGAGTTGCTCTTGATGCTGTTAACATATTCTTGTGCGGAAGTGAAAAGATGAACATCTGAGTCAGTATCACCATACAGCAAAGGGATTTATTCCTTGAATTTGTTGCTTGATCTTAGTTGTCATATCCAGCTATTCTTCTTGTTTCATAGAGAGCTTGCTGGAACGTTTGCTCATTTGTGTCAGCAAGTGGATGTCACACGGGAGAATCTTGAGCAGGAAATTTCTGTCATGAATAAAAAAATCGAAGTTTTGGATTCACTGCAGAGTAAAGCAAAACTGCTCAGGTGAGGTTTTTACCATCCCGTATACACAGACATTTGCATACAATTGTTTTTCATGTGATTGCCCTAAAATGTTCAGATTAGGGTGTATCTTTGAGTGCAGTCCTTCCTCCGTCACAGCGTTTGATGTGCAGACATCAGCATCTTTCCCTACCAAGTTGTGTTCCCTTTCACTGTGTACTTTCCCATGTACAGCTGACAGTCATTTAAATATTCTGTCTCACAAAACAccttttccctcttgtttttggtttgtttggaaTTACAGTTCCTTTTCATTTATCAAAATGTACAGTCCCCTACTCCTACAAACTCCTTCAGGCTATTATAAAATTATGCAAAAAGTCTCACCTTTGCCTTTGTACACAGTTTGATGTTTTTCTTCACCCTGCAAAGGCTGTTGGGAAGAATTTTTCAAACCTTCCTTACCAACACAGTAAGATCAGTGTGAAGCTGTGACCGAGATCTCGGTTTGAAGCTCAAAGCCTAGGGACTGTTAGCAGGCAAGTGCTCCTGACCTGAGGCAGGGCAAGGAAGAGTAGCAGCATTTTGGAATGGACCTCTGGCACTCCTCTCCAGGCCTTGCTGTTTACTCGTTTTAGTCATGCTTCTTTCAGATTGGCCtgagaaaagctgttttactCACCTAATGAagattttctgtctttgcagGAATAAAGCGGGTTGGCTTGACAGTGAACTCAACATGTTCACACATCAGTACCTTCAGCAAAGCAGATAGTGTGTGAAGAAGAGACGATCAACGCTTTTCCTTCAGTGCTCTCTTAATTACTGCAGAGAACATGGTGGGTGATGGAATTCCCTAAACGGAATGAGCAAAAGCCTATTGCTGTTTCCAGTTGCTGTGTGAACAGTAGGATTCTGCTTCCCCGTTTTGTGTCCCACCTCTAAACACTAGCTgtttataactcttttttttccttcttgtaagACCAGGCTACTTCAGAAGGAATGTGTGCTTCATACATTTACAGGgggctttttaaagcaaaatcaagTACAGTAacaactttaaaacaaacaagtgttTATTAGgttaaaaattattctgacttTACTACATGACGATAGAACTTTTGATTTCCAAGCCCCAAGTTGATGTATGTGACAAGCAGCTGTTTGTCTAAACACAGGCCCCATGCACACAGCTGTAATGATGGTTTCACAGTGCATTTATAGCCCGTGCAGGCCTATCTCCTAGGTCAATATTCCGTTATTACAGAACATGACAGAGTCACCGTGTCCCTTCATAGGAAGGTTTATTACTGTCAGTATGTTTAAACCTATGAACAAAACCCAGTTCACTTCCAAAGCAAGACAGAGATTTTGCTTTGGTAAGCTTATTGTCTTTGGAGTTAGTTTCTTCCTCTTAAGAGCTCTTTAGTAATGCAGTCTGGCCCATTTCACGTCATAGACAAGTAGTTTGCAAAGATGTGACTGGCTCCTCTGAAGGAGGTAGTGCTGATAATTTGGCAGCttgctgaggaagaaaaataagaaagaaaagctgcttgaCAGAATCTAACAAACTGCCTTATGAGATAAGTTGatgaatgtggggtttttttggaaatgcACAGCTGTGTTTCTGGAAGCAGGCCTTTGGAATTCCATTACCACAATTTGGCCACAAGAACAGCATGCAGATTACAAGCTGTAAGAGATTTTGCTTTATGCAGAGTTCCCATAGGATGTTACAGTCCATGCAGTAATATGATTTGAtgttatttctcttctgttaaaAGTATGAGAATGAGCTGGCAAGTGCAGCTCCTCTGGGGCGGACAGGAGATGTCCCCCTTGTATTTCATGCCAGGGCAAGAATGGGTTAAggcaattcattttttttaaaaacattctttatttGCAAATAGATGAAATTAATTGTTGAGTTTTGCCCTGGAGCACTTCTGGAGTATAAGATTTGAGAACTGTAGAGACTTTGAGTCTCTTCCTTTTGGAAAAGATAGAGAAGAAATTCCCACTGATTACAGTAGTACCAGGATTAGGTTCCTACGTTGCAAAGTTTGTTTTCCACTTAGTGGGTCAGTGTTTTGCCTTGTGTTGGGTATAACCTTTCTGTTCCCCATAAAATGTCTGAGGAATCTGGAATCAGATCCTGTAATTCTGAGGTTAGTGACAACCTAAATCTGTTCAGCatcaaacttcagaaaatatggGCTATCTTTGAGCAGGTCCCAGCTGAATTCAGAACTACTAagcgtggattttttttttttccttcttactggCAATGAGAattttttcttggaaatggtATCAGCTGGCCTTAGGATTTCTCGTTCATGCTCAGGTGTGAATATATGTGCCTGTGACAAGTCTCCTGTTTTGTGTGTCATGAAAGTTCCAGAAGGAAGAAGCTGCCTGATTCTTGAGGGAGTAAAAATAGTGATATGTCAGTATGTACTTTAGACTGTTCTAAAATTTACAGTAAGACTTTAAGTATCTTGATCATAGGAGCTGGCAGTAAGACTTTTGTTATGTCCCTGGAATGCAGGAAGCAAACAAACCTTTTGCTTCCATTAGCTTTGAATCCAAACCAAACTGAAGTGTCTTTCATCAGAGGGCTTGGTTGGTTTCCTCAGGCAACCACCAGGCCATAAATATGGCTTAGATCAGATCTGAGAATGAATAAGAAAGGAATTTGAGTCCTTGCCTCTGGAAGTGTGTTCTCTAGGGCTTGTGGCAAGTGGAATCATCCACTGTTACTCTGCTGCAGGTATTAGGTGAATAAATTTGCATCTCTAGGCTCTCAAGCTGTCACATACACGTTTATAATAGGCTATGTGCTGTGCTATTGAGTTAAAACATTAATCACATCCCTAATACACCAGGAAATTGTCAGTTCCAGGTGGAGGGAGATGATGCTGTACCACTGCTCGGCAGCTCTAGGTTACCTGAAATGCTGACCTTGCTTTTGAAGACGTGTGTGCGGTGTTAGCATCTCCTCAGCAGGCCTTTAGGGGAAATCTGATAAATGAGCTGATCTTTAAGCCAATGTCTGATCTGTGACGGGAAAAGAGACTGATGTGTTCTTAGAATCTGGTGTCTTGCCAGTGTGTGTTTCTACAACTGTTCAGATTTTGGTGATGTAGGCATTCTCGCTGTAGTGCTGAAACCTAACCTATAGAACGGGGGAAAGAACCGCGTGAATTTTTTAAGAAGCAAAACTGCTAACATGGGAGGGAAGAGTTTTTAAGTGTGTCTCTAACCCTTGTCCCTAGAAGCCCAAGTGATCAAGAATCAAGCTGTTAAAAGAAAGGCCTATGATCTGGATTCCTCTTAAACAAAATACAGCTGCACTTCTTTAATTCAGAGTGGTGGAGGAATGAACACTAGTGGCAAGGAGGCTGTTCTGATTTTGCTAAAGAATAGTAAACTAATCCTTAGAACAGGTAATTCCAAAACCAATCTCCAAACTCTTATTAAAGAAGGTCAGCTAAATGCACTTTATCTTATTGCTGCTACTTTTCTCATTGTGTTATGTTGATGGAGCTCTTCAAAATACTCTTACCAGTgagttttctctctgctgtatttAAGGTGATAAATTTGCATGAATTATTCCTGTATCAATGCTGTAAACAATGGAAACCACAATAAAAATgaattggaaaaatatttctcctgcTGTGTTCTGCATGTCATGATACAAAATCTTCAAGTGTAAGTATCATATATTCAGACGATGATATGCCACTCTGTTGTAGTAAATAGCATGTTTGACAATAGTGACCTTTTATCTGTGTTCCTATGAAAATTAACAAGACCAATGATACTGAACTATCTGATAGAAAGTTTAAGAGATTCCTTCTTAAGTTACactaaaaatgtcagtgttgaATCAGTGATTTCTTGAGCACGTTGTAGGAAGTGTTAATGGTCAGCAGATACTGCGTTCGGAGGCTGAGGGCGGTGAATCGCTCTTCTCCCGGGAGATTACAGCGGGTGTGCTACAAGAGGCAGATTTTCAGTGATGACCTTTGAGAGCGGCTCCCTTTTAGCTCCCGGGGGTGTTGGGGGTACGTGCTCCCTTCAGACAATCAGCTGCGGCGGTTGAACGAGCCCAAAAGGAGGAACGTTAGGCCCGGGTCCTGCCCCTCCCTGCCCTCGGCCTGCGCTCCGGGCGGGGGCttggcggcggctccgcggggctccggggctcctcccgccgccgccgggcggtGCTCCGGGCCCCGCGCATGCCGGGAGAGGCGGGGCGGGCCCAACCGCGCCGATGCGAGAACGGCTGGCCCGGGGCCTTCCTGGGGAATCCCGGTGGCGACTGGAGCGAGGGCGGGGGTGCCCCGGccgcgggagcggagcggcgcggcgcaGGTGGGCCTGAAAGCGCGGAGTCGGCGCGGGCAGTTGGGGCGCCCGCGGCCGTGGAGCCGCCGGGCCTGGTGAGGCTCGCAGCTCCCCACGCCGTACTCTGGAGGGAGGCGGGGCTTCCCACTCGTCTGCCGGCTGCCAGACTGGCCTctggaagaggaaaggggaatTTTACAACGCTCGGGGCCGTCTCCCCTGTCTTATGGGCATGGGAGAGCCGAGCCAGCGCGTCTGCGCAGAAACAGCTCTGGGGAGCTGCGCATAGGTGTTGGACAACTTTCTTGCAGAGAGGAAAGTTCTTAGAATCTCGTGAGACaaccattatttatttttaactgccaGAAGCCAAGCTCCTTTTCGCAAAGGATTGGggctaaaataatttcataagcTTGAACCCCTGGGGTTGAGCACGAAGGACTAACAGCTTATTGAAGATTATGCTAAGAGTGGACCTCATCTGGTAAAACCCTTCCAGAAAGTCCCTTGACTAATGTTATTTTCAGAGTATTTGTTTTCTGATGAGCAATGATGAGAGGATGCTGGTAGTTTTGTCGTGTGCATAGTGTGAGAACTTCTGTTTTATTCAAATGATCTCAAATTTAGTGCCTCAAGACTGACATTTCTATTTTATGCCCAGTAGTGCACCTCTGGCTTATTTCTTGTAGTTTTTCTATTGGTAGCACTGTGCTTTGCTCATCCCAGTGCTGTTGTGCAGCATATGCATGTGATTCCTCACGTCCAGTTGCCAAGGTAGCAGAGACAAAAGCAAATCAGATGAGCTTTGGAGCAGGGTTTAGGGATCCTTTGGAACAAAAGGTCTTAGGGAAGCACAGCGTTTTCTTGAGAACACGATCACTCTAGCCAAAAGCAATGTGGGAATTTGGGTTtaggggttttctttgttttatttaaaaaaaaacacttcctGCAAATTTAGAGGCAATTTTGACGTTATAAACATGTTGAGCAGTGTTCCTGTCAAActaagctttatttatttatctaactaagctttattttatttatttatttatttataaactcatttttttcccctcttctaaTAAAAGGGCTTAGTGATTGGAATTGTCAGAGCCTTAGTCATAATTGAGCCTTTTGGAGTCTTCCTGCCCGGGGAACGTGGAGGATAGTCTTGactctgtatttcttttggatGTAGTCAATACATTCATATTCATTATTCATATTTTGAACTTATGAGCATCCTGGTATTACCTACCACAGTATAAATTTTGAtgcttaaaaataacattaaagcaGAATTACATAAGGTTGTCCTAAATATCAGCCTCTGAATCAAATGTCTCTTATGTGGCTTTTTGATGTGACTTTTTTCATGTTTACTGTTTCCTCTGTAAGAGTGTCTTGTCTCTATTCAGTCAGCTGCCAGTTTCTGGGTGCAAAATACTTGACAGTACATCTGAGGGGAGAGAAGTGTGCAGTGGTGCTCATTCTTAGCGTAAAGAGTTTTGAGACTGGCTGATTTCTCAAGAGCTATGAGCGACACTCCTCAATGTTCCAACAGCTGTAAGTGGTTTTTATGAAAAGTCCTCTGAAAGTCGTTTCTCTCGAGTTTGCTTCTTTGCTTAATGCTTCCATTTATGTAGTTCACCTTTCCTCTGGctttacaggaaaatgttttcataggATGGAGTTAGAGCACCTGAAGAGGCTGCGTCAGGCCAGCCAGGACCTTCTACAAAGGCTCCAAATGAAGCAGGAAGAGATCAGAAAAAGACTTCCCAGGAAGCCGCTCTTTCCAGCATCTCTTCGTAATAGAACAGCTACTGAGAGATCTGTCCCCTTGCCCAAGAGAGGGGTATGTGTTGTGTCTGTGCTAGAAGTGCTGGCAAGCAAACCGACATTGTCTGataggcagcagctctgcctatGGAAGGGTGAGGTAAAGGAGATGCATGGACGTAGAGGAGCTGGTAGAAAGTGAAATGTGAAATATGGAGTCTGTTAGAAAAGTAGCTAGTCTTTGTTTATTGTTTATCCTGTGGTCTCCAATACGTTCTCCTTGCAAAGGGTTCAGAGATTAGTTCCAGGTGAAGAAATTTAGGTTTCTTCATTTAAGAGATGAATGAACATTGTGGAACACAgtccttttatttcttctaagaACAAAGGCTGAAAGTTTAGCAGTTCCTCAACTTGGGAAAAGCTGCATTTAGCTGGAAGTGGATCCCTTTCTTATCTTCTCCCAACAATAATAATATCTCATGAATGATACaaggattttgcttttttccccacaggaatTTAAAGGGGTGAGCAGACTGGAATGAGAGGTTGATTTTCTCTTACTGAGTGAAATGTCCTAACGAAAGGTATCTGTAATCTGAATGCTGCTGTGTGATATGAGAGTCTGTGtctttacagaaggaaaatcaGGTCGATGCTGTGAAGTCTACAGCTGATCCTGCAACGTTGGTGTCTCTGGAACCTAGAGCTTACGCAGCCAGGGCAGCCCTCTGTTCATCTCTTAAACACACCAGCAATGACAGAGGAGtacagcaacaacaaccgaaGATGCAGGAAGCAGTAGGTTTGGATTCCAGCtttcctggaaaagagaagaatgttATGCCAGTGTCTGCAGTCATTATGTGTGGCAGAGAATCCTCCAGAGTGGATAGGGATGGCTGTGCTCGAGGAAGTCCAGAGAAGGAATCCTTCCTTCTGGGACATGGAGAGAACAGAGCACAGTCCACTCTGCTGCATGGTTTCCATGAGAAAAAACAGCTTAAGGGTCATCTGGAGCCATCACTGAGCAGAATACAAAGCGAACAGACCAGCAAGCAGCATGTCGTCATTAGAGAGCCCATAATCCATAAATCAGTCTTGCTGACATCTCCATCCAAAGAGTTGAAGGTAAATGGTGAAACCAATGCTTTGCTTATTTTCATAAGTCAATAGAAGGATGGGGAGAAGGCGTCAGGAAAACATTACTTGCCCTGTTCCCACTATGTAAATTGGAGGTTGAGCTCAGAACTGTTCCCAGCCCTAGCAGCCAGGGGCTGTTGGCAGTTTCTTCAGGCCCTGCGTTCCTTAGCCCTTGAACCAAAGACCAGAAAACTGTAGCACTTCACTGTAAGACTCCTTGTCATTTGCCTGTGTGATTCATACGCTCGGGGAGAAATATTCAACAGCCCggtgcagtgctgctgctgcataGCTTGTTTCCTTAAGCATGAAGGGCAGGCTATTGCCGTGATCATCTTCCAGGGCAGCACAGCTGGCCTGATGTTTGGGGTTGTGTGACGCAGGGAAGTCAGCATTTTCTTTAAGTCCCTGAAAAATACCACCTTAGCCTGGGCACATCCCCTGCCTCCTCTTACTGTTTTATGAATTGAGAAGTCGAAGGGTTGGTGAGCAAATTGCTGGTAGAGGCATAGGTAGAATCCAGCCTCAGCTAAGCCACAGCTGTCCCATTTGAACAGCTGCCAGTTGTTTCCTCAGCTGTACCTTTGAATGTCCTGCTAGATGTATAAGAAGTCTTTATGAATTGTTTTCTTCCCAGAAGCAAGCTGGTCATGTGGCGTTTCAGTCTGACCCTGAAGAATGTACCATACCTGTGAGCAGCTGGGCCGTGCGTCCTTTTCTGGGCTATGACTGGATTGCAGGTGAATCCTAAACCTGAAGCACAGCCCTCGGCATGAAGTGGTAATATGAAGAGTCAAAACACAATTTACCACCCCTTTAAATTGAGGTGTGACAGAACTGCAGACCTAGAGCCCCCGTAGCAGGTCtcagcagaggagctgcagttTTGTCAGAAACTGTTCCCTGTCCGGGCCAGAGGTGACCTCTGCGTCCCTGGAATGATGAAGTAGCAGCGGTGTGGGAAGCCAGGCAGCAAGTGGCAAAGCTGAGTGGGGTCAGAGGGGGATACCAAGTAACCAAAATGAATAAATGCAATAAGGGGGCTAAACCACACAGTAAATCTCTGACTTGATGTGATGGCATGCTCTTGTCATTATCCATTTTGGTGCTTCAGAACTTTGGTTGGTTTGACTGTTCTGCGTGAGGCTTGCTTGGTGCTTTCCTGAATTTGGTAAATCCTCGaacttttctctttccttggtGTTCTCAGGGCTCCTGGATACAAAATCTTCAGTAGCAGAAAAATCTGACCAATACTTTGCTGAGCTGCATGAGTTCCGACAGGCCAATAAAGAAGCGTGTATTGATGAGCAGCACCTGGAGTAAGTGGATATGGGGGAAGAGCTGAAGCAGCAATGTATCCCTTTAGAGTAATGAGAAGTTTAATCTGATTGGAGTGGGGAAATTGTAAGGGTGGCTTTGTAGGCCTTTATTTACCTCCCAATCACAAATGTATGCTTGGAAAAGCTGTTCAGAGGGTCTGCGCCCCTGTCACTAACTGAtttgtttgcatgtttgtttAGGCCCAAGGCTCTGGATTACATAGTTCCTGAACAAGAACCAGATTTGATAAACAGTTCCCATAAGTGTAAGATCAGATTTCTTCTTAATCCAATTCCTGTGAACAAACAACTGAGCAGTCTTTGGCTGTCGTTCTCAGAGAGCCAGACAAGGAAGAATGTGTTGTTTTTAGCTGCAGCTTCTAAACCAGATTTAACTTCCTACTCCAAAGATACTTGAGTCTTCTAGGAATCCTCTGTCAATCAGTGTCATCTTACTTTGTCAGGGTTTCTTGTAATTGGCTAATGTTCTCTTTATAAGTTGAGGAGGTTgaagttttggttttgctttttaggAACTTATTTGGGGACAGGAAATGTGAAAGATACTTCAGGAAAAGCAGCTCTTTCTATAGAATGCGTGTGTGGTACTGTGGTAGAACACAGCTTTGTTGACTGAGTTGAGGAACCTTCTGACAAACTAGAAATACGATGATGATTTGCTACTCTGTGACAGGTGTTTACTGTTACCGATTAAACCAGCGCCTCTTCACTGTCCCTCTGGATTCAGAATCTGTCTGCCTCATGTGTAAGATCCCACGTACTCACCAGCCCCCAGAGATACTGGAAGAGCCAGCCTATGTCAGGTAGATAAGAGTTATTGCTTTGTAATATTGCAGAACTCAAGGAAACAGTAGGGAAGAAAAAGCTGATCATATGAGGGAGAAAACAGCATCAGAATAGCTCTGTAGAAGGTTGCTGTTCTTAGGGCAGAGATACCTCTTGCTTAAAAACTCCCTATTGATCTTTTCtgtaagcaaaaccagttttgaagTCAGTGAGAAATGCATGTTTTATCTGAATTTGGCCCAGAATCTGAATGTACATGGTAAGTCTAACGCCCTAATCCAAAACTATTTCGCTTGGCTCACTTTGGGATTAGGCCCTTGGATTCTGAGTGGGAAGACATGCAAATTTCCGCTGCCTTGTCGAAGGTGTAGGTGATTACTTCTGTTGTGTGGTTGCAGGGTCAGCGTTCCCAGGTCTACTCTTATGCCTGCCTACAAATACAAAGCCCATCGCAGGAAGAGCTTCGAACCGGCAGACGACCTGGCATTACCTTCAGTAAGTTGCTGTTTTCTTGCTGATACTGAGGGCACAGCACAGGCTGGGCGTTGTTTCACAGcacaagaaggaaagagaaactggGACTCATGCCCCTGGCAGGGTTTCCACTAAAATTTCTGATTTACGTCACTGAGGTAGCAAGAAAAACCACTGGTGTGTGCTTCTGAGTTCATACCTTGGTGTAACTGGCATAAAGTATATGACATATCTCCACATGCTttacactgagaaaaagaaagtgcCATATGGAGCTGTATGCTTCTGGGGCATAATTCAGCTGCCTTATTTCAGGTATTGAACTTTCAACATGATGAACCATACCGAAGAGCGCCCGTGTTTCTTTCCACAGATGTTAGGGAGTCTAAAAGACAAGGTTCTGTGAAGTGTTCACAGTGTATAGGAGCCAGGCAAAATCAATAGTGACAAGATGGgatttaaaactggttttgtagaGTTGGTCCTGTATTCCAGCCACTAGGCTATGCTGCAGGGATTATTACTAATCAGACCTAGCCCTGGCCTAGAGATTTTCCAGGAAGAGGTAGGAAGAAACCTGGTTCTGTGGTCTAGAGAACTGGATGAGTCAGTTGAGGTGGGTTCAGAGAGGTCAGGTGCTTGAGTTCACAAAGCAGAAGATTGGTTCAGAAATAATTAGCTGGTGAAGGGTGGAAGAGGGGATAGCTATGCAGTTTTGCTTTGTTAgagatttcttctctttcctgttaGTCATATAAAACTctacaaaaattaattaattacccGATAAAACCTCCTTGTGTAGAAGTTACTATTTATAACTAACAAGCCCATCTCTTTTCACAGCATTGCCTGGCCGGCTGGGAAAATACCATCCCTTCCAGCAACCCCACGCTCAGCAGTTTGGATCTGCGAGCTTCACTGGAAGAGAAGCCGTCTCACCATCCTCGCCTGGTAAGAGTCCCTGGAGGTGCTGTGAAATGCACAGATGGGAATCGTGATCCTCTCTCACTAGAGGGTATGATAATCATCGATGGCTGAGCAAACGAAAGCGCCTGGAAGATTATCTCCTTATCTCCACAGGGAAACATTTTCCTTCCGCTGCTGTGTAAACTAGTGTGCACAgacacaaaaaaggaaatagagCTGGATAACAGGCAAAAGCCTGTTCAGCTCACCAATCTTCATCAAAACGGGAAAAGTCACTTTGGCATTCTTTGATTAATATCCTCTTCTTTTGGATTCCAGAACTCGGTGTCCAGAGTGTCAGGAGGAACCGGAACTGACCAGCTTCTGAACCTGACCCACTTGACACGCTTCAGATTTAGCAGTGCTTCTCAGCAGAGGGAGCAAACCAGACCTGGACACTACAGAGCAGCTCCAAATTTAAATCTGACTGCCTCAACTCTGTGAACCATTGACTTGATTGCTCTGGGGAAGGGATGGGCGCAGGGTGTGGAAACAAGTCTTAtttggataaaaataaatatttgaacagATTTTTCCTAGTTTTCATAGTTGTGCGCATACATGAGCATTCAATACACATGTGAGAGTTTGTACATTCAACtatgttttttcacttttcttttttgctttttgtagCTACTTCTAAGCAGATGCATGAGCTTTCCCACCTAGGCCTGTGATGTGATGTGTACAGGATGACTAACTAGTACTGTTACCACTAGGACAGCTGTAGCAACAGAGTTCATCTGCCACCTCAACTAAATAAACGAGAAGTGTAATGTCAACTCTGAATGCCAGGGTGAGGAATTGGCCTGTGAATGGCCTGGTTCAGTGGAATGCATACAAATACATTAATTTCCAGATGTTTGAAACAACACATAATTTGC
Coding sequences within it:
- the MIIP gene encoding migration and invasion-inhibitory protein isoform X1, which encodes MSDTPQCSNSFHLSSGFTGKCFHRMELEHLKRLRQASQDLLQRLQMKQEEIRKRLPRKPLFPASLRNRTATERSVPLPKRGVCVVSVLEVLASKPTLSDRQQLCLWKGEKENQVDAVKSTADPATLVSLEPRAYAARAALCSSLKHTSNDRGVQQQQPKMQEAVGLDSSFPGKEKNVMPVSAVIMCGRESSRVDRDGCARGSPEKESFLLGHGENRAQSTLLHGFHEKKQLKGHLEPSLSRIQSEQTSKQHVVIREPIIHKSVLLTSPSKELKKQAGHVAFQSDPEECTIPVSSWAVRPFLGYDWIAGLLDTKSSVAEKSDQYFAELHEFRQANKEACIDEQHLEPKALDYIVPEQEPDLINSSHKCVYCYRLNQRLFTVPLDSESVCLMCKIPRTHQPPEILEEPAYVRVSVPRSTLMPAYKYKAHRRKSFEPADDLALPSHCLAGWENTIPSSNPTLSSLDLRASLEEKPSHHPRLNSVSRVSGGTGTDQLLNLTHLTRFRFSSASQQREQTRPGHYRAAPNLNLTASTL
- the MIIP gene encoding migration and invasion-inhibitory protein isoform X2; protein product: MPGEAGRAQPRRCENGWPGAFLGNPGGDWSEGGGAPAAGAERRGAGKCFHRMELEHLKRLRQASQDLLQRLQMKQEEIRKRLPRKPLFPASLRNRTATERSVPLPKRGKENQVDAVKSTADPATLVSLEPRAYAARAALCSSLKHTSNDRGVQQQQPKMQEAVGLDSSFPGKEKNVMPVSAVIMCGRESSRVDRDGCARGSPEKESFLLGHGENRAQSTLLHGFHEKKQLKGHLEPSLSRIQSEQTSKQHVVIREPIIHKSVLLTSPSKELKKQAGHVAFQSDPEECTIPVSSWAVRPFLGYDWIAGLLDTKSSVAEKSDQYFAELHEFRQANKEACIDEQHLEPKALDYIVPEQEPDLINSSHKCVYCYRLNQRLFTVPLDSESVCLMCKIPRTHQPPEILEEPAYVRVSVPRSTLMPAYKYKAHRRKSFEPADDLALPSHCLAGWENTIPSSNPTLSSLDLRASLEEKPSHHPRLNSVSRVSGGTGTDQLLNLTHLTRFRFSSASQQREQTRPGHYRAAPNLNLTASTL